The proteins below are encoded in one region of Brassica napus cultivar Da-Ae chromosome A6, Da-Ae, whole genome shotgun sequence:
- the LOC106381015 gene encoding AMSH-like ubiquitin thioesterase 2 isoform X1, with product MVTLSFPSPSLSFVESGTCSKSTHVSRVLFSGPDEVHGESSEPSKILRDVHISERLMEDFTELARENTEKDLETCGTLAAFLERGVFYVTTLIIPKQESTANSCQAMNEVDVFSIQNERELYPVGWIHTHPSQGCFMSSVDLHTHYSYQVVMCCFFMGLRQFSSQFLSRPFQVMVPEAFAIVVAPTDSSRSYGIFKLTDPGGMEILRGCSETGFHPHKEPEDGNPVYEQCSNVYKNSNLRFEIFDLR from the exons ATGGTAACGCTGTCGTTTCCATCTCCCTCGCTCTCTTTCGTAGAGAGCGGGACATGTAGTAAATCAACTCACGTTTCTCGGGTTCTGTTCTCTGGTCCGGATGAGGTTCACGGAGAATCGTCTGAACCATCCAAGATACTAAGAGATGTTCATATA TCAGAGAGGTTGATGGAGGATTTCACTGAGCTAGCGAGAGAGAACACTGAGAAGGACCTCGAGACTTGTGGAACTCTCGCTGCCTTCCTC GAAAGAGGAGTTTTTTATGTGACCACTCTGATAATACCTAAGCAAGAATCAACTGCGAACTCT TGTCAAGCCATGAATGAAGTGGATGTGTTTTCTATACAAAACGAAAGAGAGCTTTATCCTGTTGGGTGGATTCAT ACTCACCCTTCTCAGGGCTGTTTCATGTCATCAGTCGATCTGCATACCCATTACTCGTATCAGGTTGTTATGTGTTGTTTCTTTATGGGTTTGAGACAATTCAGTTCTCAGTTTCTATCACGTCCTTTTCAGGTAATGGTGCCAGAGGCTTTTGCAATTGTCGTGGCTCCAACAGATAGCTCTAG GAGTTATGGGATATTTAAGCTAACGGACCCTGGAGGAATGGAGATACTGAGAGGCTGCTCGGAGACAGGATTCCACCCACACAAAGAACCGGAAGATGGAAACCCGGTTTATGAGCAATGCTCAAACGTCTACAAGAACTCCAACCTTAGGTTCGAGATTTTCGATCTGCGCTGA
- the LOC106368268 gene encoding putative proline-rich receptor-like protein kinase PERK11 — MDKVQEQADFIGKKIAPFVTSHQPNLPGFTDQKILGGSQTTQPPATSPPSPPSPNSGGGGSQSSPPPVTVSPPPSNQPPITTPPPKPPSSPPPSITPPPSPPQPQTPPQSTPSGDSPVVIPSPKPQLPLPALPPPTLVTQQPEAKPNDNGQEQPNNPTSPPSPPLNPLSPPSGSQGSPPFSSPSPPVISLNPNLPRNPSQPLDSPPAEGSNHVPSSSSVPSPPSLSGSDDNSGGSNRHNGGNGQQNNEPNFTEKALIGIGVAGVLVIIIIAVIFFFRRKQKKSSSPRSNQQYLPPANVSVHTEGLIHYRQNPGNGPASAQNSLPDTNNSLGNPKPGRGTPDSAVIGTSKIPFTFEELSEITEGFSKRFVIGEGGFGCVFKGILSEGKPIAIKQLKSISAEGYREFKAEVEIISRVHHRHLVSLVGYCICEQHRFLIYEFVPNNTLDYHLHGKDLPVLEWTRRVKIAIGAAKGLAYLHEDCHPKIIHRDIKSSNILLDDEFEAQVADFGLARLNDTAQSHISTRVMGTFGYLAPEYASSGKLTDRSDVFSFGVVLLELITGRKPVDTSQPLGEESLVEWARPRLIEAIEKGDISEVVDPRLEKHYIEEEVYRMIETAASCVRHSALKRPRMVQVVRALDTRDNLSDLSNGVKVGQSTVYNSGQYSNEIRMFRRASEDSSDLGTSNGYYTSQDFTSRELESRGFNTSHQTNN, encoded by the exons ATGGACAAGGTCCAGGAACAAGCAGATTTTATCGGAAAGAAGATAGCTCCGTTTGTTACTTCACATCAACCAAACCTCCCAGGATTCACTGATCAGAAAATCCTCGGCGGTTCACAGACGACACAGCCTCCAGCGACCTCACCTCCTTCTCCACCATCCCCAAACAGTGGTGGCGGCGGCTCACAATCATCTCCTCCACCGGTAACGGTTTCTCCACCACCATCAAATCAACCTCCTATTACAACTCCGCCTCCAAAGCCTCCTTCTTCACCTCCACCCTCTATAACTCCACCTCCGTCACCTCCTCAGCCTCAAACTCCGCCTCAATCCACCCCTTCCGGAGATTCTCCTGTGGTGATTCCTTCTCCAAAGCCTCAACTTCCTCTTCCTGCTCTTCCTCCTCCAACCTTAGTTACTCAGCAACCAGAGGCCAAACCTAATGATAACGGCCAAGAACAACCCAACAACCCTACTTCTCCTCCATCTCCGCCTTTAAACCCTTTATCACCGCCGTCAGGTAGCCAAGGCTCTCCTCCATTTTCATCTCCATCTCCTCCGGTTATCTCgctaaaccctaatctcccAAGAAACCCTTCACAACCTCTGGACTCACCTCCCGCGGAAGGATCAAATCATGTGCCCTCGTCCTCTTCTGTCCCGTCTCCTCCTTCCCTCTCCGGCTCCGATGACAACTCTGGAGGTTCTAATAGACATAATGGTGGTAATGGACAACAAAACAATGAACCTAACTTCACTGAGAAGGCATTGATCGGCATTGGGGTCGCAGGTGTCTTGGTCATTATAATCATTgctgtcatcttcttctttaggaggaaacaaaagaaatcttCTTCCCCTCGGTCTAACCAGCAGTATTTGCCACCGGCTAATGTCTCTGTTCATACAG AGGGACTCATTCACTACAGGCAAAACCCTGGAAACGGGCCCGCCTCGGCGCAGAACTCATTACCGGATACAAACAACAGTTTAGGGAATCCAAAACCAGGTCGAGGAACCCCTGACTCTGCAGTAATAGGGACTTCAAAGATCCCTTTCACCTTTGAGGAGCTAAGCGAGATAACAGAAGGATTTTCCAAGAGATTTGTCATAGGAGAAGGTGGGTTCGGGTGCGTCTTCAAGGGTATTCTTAGCGAGGGAAAGCCAATCGCTATTAAACAGCTAAAGTCGATCAGCGCAGAAGGATATAGAGAGTTCAAAGCTGAAGTGGAGATCATAAGCAGAGTGCATCATAGGCACTTGGTGTCTCTTGTGGGTTATTGCATCTGTGAGCAACATAGGTTCCTTATATATGAGTTTGTCCCCAACAATACCCTGGACTACCATTTACATG GCAAAGACTTACCGGTTTTGGAATGGACTAGAAGAGTCAAAATTGCAATAGGCGCAGCCAAAGGACTTGCTTATCTACATGAAGATT GTCACCCGAAGATTATCCATAGGGACATTAAATCGTCAAACATTCTGCTGGATGATGAATTCGAAGCTCAG GTTGCAGATTTTGGACTCGCCAGACTGAACGATACTGCACAGTCCCACATATCGACACGTGTCATGGGGACATTTGG GTATTTAGCGCCAGAATATGCATCAAGCGGGAAATTAACGGACAGATCAGACGTGTTTTCATTTGGAGTTGTGCTACTCGAACTCATCACCGGCCGCAAACCTGTTGACACCTCTCAACCTTTGGGTGAAGAAAGTCTCGTTGAATGG GCACGTCCGCGGCTAATCGAGGCCATTGAAAAAGGTGACATCAGCGAAGTAGTGGATCCACGGCTGGAAAAGCATTACATCGAAGAAGAAGTTTATAGGATGATCGAGACGGCAGCCTCTTGTGTTAGGCACTCAGCTTTAAAACGACCTCGTATGGTTCAG gttGTAAGAGCTCTGGACACAAGAGACAACTTGTCGGATCTGTCAAACGGAGTCAAAGTGGGTCAAAGTACGGTCTACAACTCTGGTCAATACAGTAATGAGATTCGTATGTTCAGAAGAGCGTCTGAAGATTCATCTGATCTCGGTACTAGTAACGGCTACTACACAAGCCAAGACTTCACGAGCCGTGAACTTGAGAGCCGAGGCTTCAACACAAGTCACCAAACAAACAACTAA
- the LOC106350277 gene encoding polygalacturonase At1g48100-like, giving the protein MMMRKGLRLRSITMVMLMAVLVWSVTLETCIARRGRHWRHNHRSSSDLSDSLSSKKPKSHGNSHHNSHNNNNNHHQKSKPKPKPKQKTPPKADDNNSPVISPPPKVQPPSLPPLKGSQVFNVMNFGAKGDGKCDDTKAFEAAWAAACKVEASMMTVPPEYTFLVGPISFSGPYCQANIVFQLDGTIIAPTDSKSWGKGLMWWLEFTKLKGIKVQGKGVIDGRGSGWWQQDYPFIDGETKLIVPLNNSVHQNPPMPERSELDWKMPSIKPTALRFYGSIGVEVSGITIQNSPQCHLKFDNCIDVEVHDMSVSSPGDSPNTDGIHLQNSRDVLIHSTTLACGDDCISIQTGCSNVFVHNVNCGPGHGISIGSLGKDSTKACVSNITVRDVAMHNTMTGVRIKTWQGGVGSVKGILFSNIQLNEVQLPIVIDQFYCDHSKCKNQTSAVAVEGVTYERIKGTYTVKPVHFACSDNFPCVDVQLSAIELKPVQEKYHMSDPFCWQTFGELNTPTLPPIDCLQIGKPARNRVQSDHDVC; this is encoded by the exons ATGATGATGAGAAAAGGTCTAAGGCTAAGAAGCATCACGATGGTGATGTTAATGGCGGTTTTGGTCTGGTCTGTAACCCTAGAGACCTGCATTGCTAGAAGAGGAAGACATTGGAGACATAACCACCGAAGCTCCTCTGACTTGTCTGATTCCTTGTCAAGCAAGAAACCGAAAAGCCATGGGAACAGTCATCACAACTCtcacaataacaacaacaatcatcACCAGAAGTCTAAACCTAAACCGAAGCCAAAGCAGAAAACGCCGCCAAAAGCTGACGACAACAACTCTCCGGTGATCTCACCACCACCAAAAGTACAACCACCGTCTCTTCCGCCGCTAAAGGGATCTCAGGTCTTCAACGTGATGAATTTTGGAGCAAAGGGTGATGGCAAATGTGATGACACTAag GCGTTTGAAGCGGCTTGGGCAGCGGCTTGCAAAGTAGAGGCATCCATGATGACTGTACCGCCTGAATACACTTTTCTTGTAGGTCCAATCTCATTCTCTGGTCCTTATTGTCAAGCTAACATTGTGTTCCAG CTTGATGGTACTATTATAGCTCCAACGGATTCAAAATCATGGGGAAAAGGGTTAATGTGGTGGCTTGAATTCACAAAGCTGAAAGGAATTAAAGTACAAGGTAAAGGTGTGATTGATGGAAGAGGCTCTGGTTGGTGGCAACAAGATTACCCTTTCATTGATGGTGAAACTAAGCTCATCGTTCCCTTGAACAATTCTGTTCACCAAAACCCACCAATGCCA GAAAGAAGTGAGCTTGATTGGAAAATGCCAAGCATTAAACCAACg GCACTGCGATTCTATGGGAGTATTGGGGTAGAAGTGTCTGGTATAACTATCCAAAACAGTCCTCAGTGTCACCTCAAATTCGATAACTGCATCGACGTTGAGGTACATGACATGTCCGTTTCTTCACCTGGTGACAGTCCAAACACCGATGGGATTCACCTTCAGAACTCCAGAGATGTCCTCATTCACAGCACAACACTCGCTTGTG gAGATGATTGTATCTCCATCCAAACAGGTTGCTCGAATGTATTCGTACACAACGTGAACTGTGGACCAGGTCACGGTATCAGCATAGGTAGTCTCGGCAAAGACAGCACAAAAGCGTGTGTCTCGAACATAACAGTGAGAGATGTGGCGATGCACAACACGATGACAGGCGTCAGGATCAAGACATGGCAAGGAGGAGTAGGATCAGTGAAAGGGATACTCTTCTCAAACATTCAACTCAATGAGGTCCAGCTTCCTATAGTGATAGACCAATTCTACTGTGACCATAGCAAATGCAAGAATCAGACATCAGCAGTTGCAGTGGAAGGAGTGACTTACGAGAGGATCAAAGGCACTTATACCGTGAAACCGGTTCATTTCGCATGCAGCGATAACTTCCCTTGCGTGGATGTGCAGTTATCTGCAATAGAGCTTAAGCCGGTTCAAGAAAAGTATCATATGTCTGATCCGTTTTGCTGGCAGACATTTGGTGAGCTCAATACTCCTACTCTTCCTCCTATTGATTGTTTACAGATTGGGAAGCCTGCAAGAAACAGAGTTCAGTCTGATCACGATGTATGTTGA
- the LOC106380998 gene encoding transcription factor bHLH90 isoform X1, whose translation MMMRGGERVKEFLRPFVDSREWDFCVIWKLGDDPSRRFIEWVGCCCSGSYIDKNIKHEHVEEEETQKMSSICRDEDNKHHIRTLACEALSRFPLFMPLYPGIHGEVVMSKSPKWLVNSGPGSKQDIFSTRVLVPVRDGLVELFSFIMKPVDESLVDLIISHCNTFFEPYPEQTLPFRIISKEEESMLMHKEEDVVMQNTMDDKKVAKENFKSKNLHSERKRRERINQRIYALRAVVPNVTKMNKNGTLSDAVDYINQLLVEKQKLEDELRGFNEIESRRIAAEEESAIANPHTEKVASRLNKIVNNEVSLEVYETGERGFLIRVAQEHNKQDGFKRLIEAVDSCGLEIIDVNFTRLDLRVMTVLNVKASKDGTTPENLRDLLLKMMMRTSENPNVESLRQCT comes from the exons ATGATGATGAGAGGTGGTGAAAGAGTGAAGGAGTTTCTTCGACCTTTTGTTGATTCTAGAGAGTGGGACTTTTGCGTTATCTGGAAACTCGGCGATGATCCTTCTCG CAGGTTTATTGAATGGGTGGGATGCTGCTGCAGTGGTAGTTATATTGATAAGAACATTAAGCATGAACatgtggaagaagaagagacgcaAAAGATGAGCTCTATTTGCAGAGATGAAGACAACAAGCATCACATCAGAACCTTAGCTTGTGAAGCTCTCTCTCGTTTTCCTCTCTTCATGCCTCTCTATCCCGG GATTCATGGAGAAGTAGTCATGTCAAAATCTCCCAAATGGTTGGTTAATTCAGGTCCTGGATCTAAACAG gATATATTTAGCACAAGGGTTCTTGTCCCTGTGCGTGATGGTCTAGTTGAGCTTTTCTCCTTCATAAtg AAACCGGTGGATGAAAGCCTGGTTGATTTGATCATATCACATTGCAACACCTTCTTTGAACCATACCCTGAGCAAACACTCCCATTCAGGATCATTTCTAAAGAAGAGGAATCTATGTTAATGCACAAGGAAGAGGATGTCGTGATGCAAAACACCATGGACGATAAGAAGGTGGCAAAGGAAAACTTCAAATCTAAGAATCTTCATTCAGAGAGAAAACGAAGAGAGAGGATTAATCAGAGAATCTATGCTTTAAGAGCCGTTGTCCCTAACGTTACAaag ATGAACAAAAATGGAACTCTTAGTGATGCGGTTGATTACATCAATCAGCTTCTAGTAGAGAAGCAGAAACTTGAAGATGAGCTGAGAGGATTCAACGAGATAGAAAGCAGAAGAATCGCTGCAGAGGAAGAATCTGCAATAGCTAATCCACATACTGAAAAAGTTGCATCTAGACTCAACAAGATAGTTAACAACGAG GTGAGTCTTGAAGTGTACGAGACTGGTGAGCGAGGTTTCTTGATCCGGGTTGCGCAGGAGCATAATAAACAGGATGGATTCAAAAGGTTGATAGAAGCAGTAGACTCTTGTGGACTTGAGATTATAGACGTCAATTTCACTAGACTCGATCTCAGAGTCATGACCGTTCTCAATGTCAAG gcGAGCAAAGACGGAACTACACCTGAAAATCTGAGAGATTTGCTGCTCAAGATGATGATGAGAACTTCAGAAAACCCAAATGTAGAGTCCTTAAGACAATGTACATAA
- the LOC106381015 gene encoding AMSH-like ubiquitin thioesterase 2 isoform X2 yields the protein MVTLSFPSPSLSFVESGTCSKSTHVSRVLFSGPDEVHGESSEPSKILRDVHISERLMEDFTELARENTEKDLETCGTLAAFLERGVFYVTTLIIPKQESTANSCQAMNEVDVFSIQNERELYPVGWIHTHPSQGCFMSSVDLHTHYSYQVMVPEAFAIVVAPTDSSRSYGIFKLTDPGGMEILRGCSETGFHPHKEPEDGNPVYEQCSNVYKNSNLRFEIFDLR from the exons ATGGTAACGCTGTCGTTTCCATCTCCCTCGCTCTCTTTCGTAGAGAGCGGGACATGTAGTAAATCAACTCACGTTTCTCGGGTTCTGTTCTCTGGTCCGGATGAGGTTCACGGAGAATCGTCTGAACCATCCAAGATACTAAGAGATGTTCATATA TCAGAGAGGTTGATGGAGGATTTCACTGAGCTAGCGAGAGAGAACACTGAGAAGGACCTCGAGACTTGTGGAACTCTCGCTGCCTTCCTC GAAAGAGGAGTTTTTTATGTGACCACTCTGATAATACCTAAGCAAGAATCAACTGCGAACTCT TGTCAAGCCATGAATGAAGTGGATGTGTTTTCTATACAAAACGAAAGAGAGCTTTATCCTGTTGGGTGGATTCAT ACTCACCCTTCTCAGGGCTGTTTCATGTCATCAGTCGATCTGCATACCCATTACTCGTATCAG GTAATGGTGCCAGAGGCTTTTGCAATTGTCGTGGCTCCAACAGATAGCTCTAG GAGTTATGGGATATTTAAGCTAACGGACCCTGGAGGAATGGAGATACTGAGAGGCTGCTCGGAGACAGGATTCCACCCACACAAAGAACCGGAAGATGGAAACCCGGTTTATGAGCAATGCTCAAACGTCTACAAGAACTCCAACCTTAGGTTCGAGATTTTCGATCTGCGCTGA
- the LOC106380998 gene encoding transcription factor bHLH90 isoform X2 has translation MMMRGGERVKEFLRPFVDSREWDFCVIWKLGDDPSRFIEWVGCCCSGSYIDKNIKHEHVEEEETQKMSSICRDEDNKHHIRTLACEALSRFPLFMPLYPGIHGEVVMSKSPKWLVNSGPGSKQDIFSTRVLVPVRDGLVELFSFIMKPVDESLVDLIISHCNTFFEPYPEQTLPFRIISKEEESMLMHKEEDVVMQNTMDDKKVAKENFKSKNLHSERKRRERINQRIYALRAVVPNVTKMNKNGTLSDAVDYINQLLVEKQKLEDELRGFNEIESRRIAAEEESAIANPHTEKVASRLNKIVNNEVSLEVYETGERGFLIRVAQEHNKQDGFKRLIEAVDSCGLEIIDVNFTRLDLRVMTVLNVKASKDGTTPENLRDLLLKMMMRTSENPNVESLRQCT, from the exons ATGATGATGAGAGGTGGTGAAAGAGTGAAGGAGTTTCTTCGACCTTTTGTTGATTCTAGAGAGTGGGACTTTTGCGTTATCTGGAAACTCGGCGATGATCCTTCTCG GTTTATTGAATGGGTGGGATGCTGCTGCAGTGGTAGTTATATTGATAAGAACATTAAGCATGAACatgtggaagaagaagagacgcaAAAGATGAGCTCTATTTGCAGAGATGAAGACAACAAGCATCACATCAGAACCTTAGCTTGTGAAGCTCTCTCTCGTTTTCCTCTCTTCATGCCTCTCTATCCCGG GATTCATGGAGAAGTAGTCATGTCAAAATCTCCCAAATGGTTGGTTAATTCAGGTCCTGGATCTAAACAG gATATATTTAGCACAAGGGTTCTTGTCCCTGTGCGTGATGGTCTAGTTGAGCTTTTCTCCTTCATAAtg AAACCGGTGGATGAAAGCCTGGTTGATTTGATCATATCACATTGCAACACCTTCTTTGAACCATACCCTGAGCAAACACTCCCATTCAGGATCATTTCTAAAGAAGAGGAATCTATGTTAATGCACAAGGAAGAGGATGTCGTGATGCAAAACACCATGGACGATAAGAAGGTGGCAAAGGAAAACTTCAAATCTAAGAATCTTCATTCAGAGAGAAAACGAAGAGAGAGGATTAATCAGAGAATCTATGCTTTAAGAGCCGTTGTCCCTAACGTTACAaag ATGAACAAAAATGGAACTCTTAGTGATGCGGTTGATTACATCAATCAGCTTCTAGTAGAGAAGCAGAAACTTGAAGATGAGCTGAGAGGATTCAACGAGATAGAAAGCAGAAGAATCGCTGCAGAGGAAGAATCTGCAATAGCTAATCCACATACTGAAAAAGTTGCATCTAGACTCAACAAGATAGTTAACAACGAG GTGAGTCTTGAAGTGTACGAGACTGGTGAGCGAGGTTTCTTGATCCGGGTTGCGCAGGAGCATAATAAACAGGATGGATTCAAAAGGTTGATAGAAGCAGTAGACTCTTGTGGACTTGAGATTATAGACGTCAATTTCACTAGACTCGATCTCAGAGTCATGACCGTTCTCAATGTCAAG gcGAGCAAAGACGGAACTACACCTGAAAATCTGAGAGATTTGCTGCTCAAGATGATGATGAGAACTTCAGAAAACCCAAATGTAGAGTCCTTAAGACAATGTACATAA